atgtttggactttctttgttatataactgaatgctaaaacatttttttatatacagttctattccagcaagtatgatgatggacgggagatcaattgttaagagtagaaagattgcttggatttctctcaaggtttgacatatgctaaagtcatactttgttataattgttttataacaaatgttattcactaactattatcaactgtgatgatatattgtagtgtaacagacaaaatgggtcatatgagtgtggatactatgtaatgtattggatgacccatattgttcgttctcacatcacaagaagctgggaaacggtaatatttaactttaacaaattttgattttttaacaaatgttgaattcatatacactaattaaaatgaattgtcttttgcagagattcaagactactacaccagttcctgagaagtcactactattcattaggaacgctgctgcgaagtatatagttagattatacaatagctcttagatttagatttaaacaatgcatttgattagatagaattttcttagactctctactttatttgatgttgaaatacatttgaacatgtgtttgttatgttgaaattgaatttctgtaaatgtttttatatgcaggtctgtttttgtggtagtggatatcacaaaaacagacctgctattttaaaaaactgcaggggaatatgccgcggttctaaccacaaccgcggcatatagtgcttcttttttttttttaaaaacgagacatatggccgcggtttTGACACTAACCGCGGCATACTCGTCggcctatatgccgcggttgaaccgcggcatatagtgcattttttaatttttttttaaaaaaaaaatgaatttaggcagcggttccctagacaaccgcggcatattccgcagcctatataccgcggttagaaccgcggcataaagtgtctgacttactatcgcggctgaatatgccgcggttcatgaaccgcgacgtatagtgaaaatcaaccgcggtaaaagcccctcgctgcactatTTTTAGTGAAGTGCTTTCCAAATTACATGCCAACAAGGAGCTTGGAAATGCTGCAGCAGAATTTGGTCACGGCATAGAGAAAGAGCAAGCATGTATTGAATGGAAATCAAGGGGACCCACATGGAAGCAAATTCACGGTTTTGAAATGTTGGCATTGAATATTATTGAAAAGAAGCACATATGGATATGGACGTTGAGTGGAGTACCACGGCTGCACCTCATTGTTTACCTCATTGTTCAAGTGAAGAAAATTGCACGGTTTGTGGTTGATGGCTTGGCAAAAGTAATGACCACATTTTGGCTTTAAATATGTCATGAAATGCTTAAAGGGTCCCATACTCATTTTATACGTCCAAAGATGGAAGAAAGTGGAAAAAGCTTTCTATAATATTCAACATACTTTGTTGGGGCAGCCATACTCTTTCTTGCAACGAGATTTCCAAAATCCCACaatcaataaagaaaaatgaaagagggACCACCTTTGCCCCATTCTCTCGTCCACATGCATATACAAAATGCAAGCATCAATTTAAATTGGAGAAGGGGATTCACGAAAGTCAATCATACAAAAAAGAATCTCCTTTCCTAAAGGGCCACCACCACTCACGGTTATGTCTACATGGCATACGGAAATCATTCTGAGAAAGTAGAAAACCATACTGCCCATCATTCTTTTTGGTTTGCACACACAGCAGCCCCACACTTGCGGTATTAAGAGGCAGCAGCAAGGACAATACAGTGGAAGAGCACGGTGAGGGCTGATTTCATTAGGATCTTTCACTCAACCAGCATGGAGGCAGCCCTTATGCACATCACGCTCCAGCTTCATCAACAAAAATCCAACACTGTGAAACAGCCTCTCATGGAAGCTCACGGCCCCTTTGGAGCAGCCCACATGGATGAAGGTAGCAATGAGGAAGTAACAACACCCAAGGAAGGCACTAGCTTGGCACAAGGGGTTCTGAATTGAAAGCACACAGCAGCTGAAGGCCCTCACAGAAGCAACACACGTTGATGAAGAGCTCCATCCAGCACCCTTGGAGCACACCACCGTCCAGCAAGCTCACGGCTGATACAAGAAAGCAGTGATGGAGTTCCTCTTTTATTTGGTGCGCACGGAGAAGTGAAGTAGACAGCACATCCAGCTGCCTTTGAAAGAAGCAATGGTCCAACATCAAGAGAAGGAGCTGTGAAGGGCTGGAACAGTCACGGTCCATCAAAGGAAATGGCTTCAAGCATCCAAAACAGAAACAAGCACCCGTGagcaacaataaaaaaagaatgtgCAGGAtaaatgaggaagaagaggacaAATATTAGTTGGCAAACTCACGGGTTCAGATTTTTGGTTATAAAACCAGCAGCAGCAGAAGAGAAGGGAtattagattttaggagtaggtTTAGGTTACGTTCTGGCTGGGTGTTCTCCTCCCCTCTGGGGAGGTTTTGTGATTTAATTCAATTTGCATTTTCTAGTAGCAAACTCTCTCATTTCCATTTGAAACAGTgcaattgtaattttaatttctgaagctttgctcatttcattttcacttctacggttcagaattttattttattgttgaattttgaatttcattttcagtcaagtgattttattttattgtctatTCATTTTACCGTCTGCTGTTACGTTTTATGCATATTTACAGTTCcagcattttaatttcaaacactgcgtaattttccattttccgtttttaccatcttttaccgTTTATTCTTattgtctttaaaatttatttcattgtttttaatttcagttGTGTTTAAATTCCAGTCtagttttaagttttatttaccGCACAAAACATTCACAAACCCCCCCTTTTCGTGTTAGCTCTGAGACTGAACCaacaatattggtccttgagagacgacctaggagtcacttcctagttatactgcattaatttccgtgcacatcaaatttgtatgaccgcgacagtcgtatcaaattttggcgccgctgccggggaccaatggaggtttagtttgagatttttgttctgttaatatttgttctgttaatatgtttgttttgtgtgttttgtcttgtatatttttgtaggcgacaacgacaccttcagcaaattttggcggcgttgtcacttcagtccaggttcttgttttagatttttactgtttttgttttattacgtggttgtaatatatgtttagtcttttatattttttattgtgctgtgttttgtattatgtctcttaataaaaaacaatttaaaaaaaaaataatttttttgttttgtcttgtttgtgtctgaagcatgtttaattgtgttgtgttttattttgtgttgtgatgtgatgttctattTTATGTATGCGTGTCATATGTATTTtatctgttaattaaaaaaaaaaatttcctgtgttttattttgaatttttctttttagatgtctacctattttaattttgtgaacaaTGTTTATTTTGCCGATACCTCTAATTATGAATCTCCTTCTGCATGGTACTTTAATTATTCTGCTGATTTTTGTAATGAGAACAATATTGCGCATCCTCTGGTGAGGGGCGTACATGATGATGTTGCCCAGTCTATATCAGATTTTGAAAGCAAGTTGGACGATAAGATTGACTCTCTTGAGAAGTTGGTGACACAATTGACTACCAACCGGAGATCTACATCTCCATCTGCGTCTGTTGCACGACTATGTGCTATTTGTCCTTCCAGTAACCACTATACAGATGCATGTCCTTCTTTGCAGCACCCTGTTGCCTCTGATGCGCCTCAAGCTTATTCTACGAACATCTACAACAGGCAACAAAAACAGCAACACCAGCAGATGCAATTTTATGATGCTCCCTTTCAAATAACTCCTCAACCTTCAACTTCTGaacctacattgaaggagttattagagcagatgaccatgcagaatctgaagttcaagcaagagagcatgaagatccagcaggaaactcaagctgccatgcagaATCTGAGTAATCAGATcaggcagatggccactcttgcacctgaggagaatgctgaagtttttgaggaccaggcaagaataagcagCAATTTCGAACCAGGTAGACCACTTACATTTTCCACCAACATATCTCAATTTGATTGTTTTGATGATTATGCTATTGAGAGGTATGTTGATAATTATGATATTGATGAGCATGCttttaattctccctctgaacatgaatctgagcctATTATTGATATTGATTCTacatttgaaattgattcatgttttgAGGATATATCTGAGGTTCAGCCTATTacattgggattgggtgttatacccctgcatgaaatttctgtagtgccacattgcactaaccatgttgcaggaggtACGTATAAACTTGATGAGCAGACACCCACAATTGAAGACAAAGGTGCGAGCACCCAGAACTGTTTCAACAACAAGAGGCACCTACTGAACCTGCTTATCAACAATCACTACTTCGATCCAGCGGTTGAAAACATTTCACTGCTTGATCagatctggaggatgaagcagtacGTCCTCAACAATTCCGTGATGGATCATGAAGTGGAAAACCTCTCCctacaagtccaaaattggcaactgccaccctgaccaggagagttttctttttctttcttcccagttttcatatttttagtgcACTTGTCCTTTATCTGTTTATTGTTGTAATTGATGATGTTATGCTTAGAAAACATCTAGGacagtgtagtttaagtgtggtctcgggaagattctgcattttgtttttcttttaagtttgttttaccttttctttttagttttcgaattgttatctttaaaaaaaaaattaaaaaaaaaaaaattattctattgtgataaaatattttgttttaagcgTGCCAAATCTTTATTCCGATGtgtatatttatttcttagtttTCGAGTTGTTATCccttaaaaacataaacaaaaaaaaaaaaacattttcaaaaattgttttgcGTGTAGTCCATAATTTCTCGGCCCtcaatttcttattatttcatatcaataattcattgaaaattttcacttcagatcttatctttttccttattttcttcattgtaaatatattttcttagttgTCTCATACAGgtttttgattgaaaatttttagactaagaaaatatttcattcatcaATGCAAAAATTACAGTAATGGAGAAGTGGAAATTGAACatatctgaaaataaaatttgcagtAGATTCATATGTGAAAATTAAGAAGTTCGGGggtcgatcatttctgatcgttaatattacagaccattaataataataaaaaaaaacataaaaacataaaaaataattgttcagattacatgcctcattaatattctggccacactcggccagcaaaaaaaaacataaaaaataaaataaaaataaaaataaaaataacataaaacattaaaactgGAAGAATTCACGAgttggttgtggtggtctaagggagagctccgttgagggagctctggttcggaatgtgagaagcatgggtggagggatttgtctCTCATCTCTATcatcgtcaatgatgatcggaacgggaaacagattcagcagcctcggtgccctcattatcACCCAGTCGcattctttcaacaaaaaaaaaattgtgttaataattgtagaggaaaggaaaaaaatcaataaaattggAGATTTGATCAGagtcttaccgtacatatatagcggcagttgtgaaaactgagtgccagtggggtctatctccgcttgccagcgcctgacccgattgccgtggttgttgaaccagcagtgcacgttgtattcgctggcatctccgaagatccttagtcgagatgtgatctcgacgacttgcgctcggcttgggtgtgtgaccccaaagttgtagattctggtcatcatctgggtctgatcttcggtaggacgccaccgctgactggtgtatctctctgaTTCCATCTCGCTCGTCATCTTTCCTCTACTagtattctaaaacataaaaaaaatataaaaaaacagaaaaataaaaagcataaaaaaaattagattagttctgtgttttctttttgtttccttttagatttattttgtcctgtGAGTCTTTGATATTTCTAtgtctggtctcagatctgtttcacggtccttgaaaaagggtcctaaacggatctacgtccagttgtccGGTTGTTCTTGTCCATATTGTTCTTGTATATTATGTTTAtgtgtttatttagttttcagtggggtacgtggcgttgttctacccgattgtctctgcaataccttcaatcgaagggagattaacgtctggtttccagccgatataccccttaagttttaagacaattgtgttttatgtgtttaagtttttttcagtttcagaaaaataaaaaattgaagaagaagaaagaagatagaTCGGGCAGGGGGAGAGGACCAGTATtgcagaaatgaaaaaaaaaatgaaatgaaagactGGAAAGCAGTAAAGCaggaaagcaggaaaagggagagggagagCAAGAAAGAAGCAAGCAGAAAGAAACAGAGATCCAGGtgcagaggacttacctggagtagGAGGCTGGCAGAGAAGCTCCTCGGGGTTCTCACACTCTTCAGATGGCACCAGGGCAGAGGCTCCGCAGAGGTTCCAGATGCTCAGGTTGAGAGTGAGGAGAgcggagagagaagagagaagtgagaagtagagagagagagcaggGCAGTTAGAAATGCCGCTCGGGAGCCGAAGTTGGCCTATTAATAGCCAAAATTCtgccactgtagcaacagttccggtctTTGCCACCGAGactgttgtcacagtaccggtatcctttttcaaaaataaaaaaataaaaataaaaaaaaaataaaaaataaaaaataaaaaataaaaaataaaataatattaacatctactgatggatgttatctgacgacatctactgatgggtgtcaCTGAAAATTTCTcccatttttctactttttattacacttgtctatattatttgactgctctgaaattgataatctgatgattgttacacactgaggagattgtgtgatttaagtgtggtctactggggagaaattttgatttttctgttagtttatgttagtatgtattttgtgtgttaaattttttgttttttttgtttttgagtgttaattttttctgttttaagttatttttatcgagttttgtgtgcaataaattttacatttttctcttgatttctggatgatgtcttagttgtagatttttccttcactaacttaatacttatagtttgtaatccttgattttctctgcttggaagatAATTATAATGTTTGAGAGGGTGAATTGATTATAACacgaataccctgtgtgagatttgagccacttaattttctttcttgtgtgtgatatgtatcttgaatgcttgcacatatgccttggcttgattctttttgatatacttgattgatatacATGTTCAGACGTGAaaaaggcatttttgttcttgagcctctttagccaaataagcctaccttgttattatcccttgataacccctttgagcctatactgtataTATTTCCTTGTtattgaagctcatacactgatcctaagtaaAAACAATGATTACCTAAAacttaggaaagtctggagctacagaagtgttttgtgaaaaagtgtggtctccttgggaattctgatgaattggctagttagTTCCTCGtcatgttttgaaaatatgaattatatcctgttgtgtgataaaaaaaaaaaaaaagacaggatgaaaaaaaaaattgatgagaaaaagagaggaaaatgaaaaataattttgagaacaatggagtcgagaagaggattgaattagaggtttgggtgagatttgaATGTATTTCCATGTTTTCCCCAATGCTCCTCTAAttcttctgagctatagctacttatcctaatttatcctcccctgtccttggccccattacaacccagtaaagaccttttaatctgaacatgcatatgttttaagtgttgattatagaagcttgccaagtctgcttgtgtttgttttctcgagtgcattgagtgacattgatttaccttaaacacttgagagaaacactgtgagtgcatctgtgaggtttcgttatttttgaatcacctcttgaactgattaattattttgccatactttgaattgcttggatgatttctgtaagtatctgTTTTTCTCGACTATGTGTTGGAtattttctacttcttttatttgtccagaattcttgagaactgtgtaaaactctgtttgctttcttgtgagttttaatttttctgtcTGCTGAGTTTTGTCTCACCTCCCTAAAAATCCTTTGAaccattccctgatttgcgtcttaattttgcccaggagtgcaaaagactaagtgtggtctattttgatgaatcattattttctgcacttcacttagtttattgtactagaattaatcaggaaattatgcttaattgtccagtattttcccatttcactgaattgtgcttaattctatcagaaattcttattttaattaatttgaattatctgaggtaattatttacattattgattgcaggaaaaattttggaaatagaATTTGAGGATATTTAGAGattaaatgagaaatgaaaatgAGCACAagaattaatttcttttaacacaCAAGAAAGAGGCACATTGGAGGCACGGAGGCACGCTTATTCCATGGAAGTAGAGAacaatcactagtaaaaaatcgggtttgtacagcgcacattatgccgcggttcaacgaaaaccgcagcataatggtgcgcggtggcagttttgtaaataaaacgaatatatatgccgcggttctactgggaaccgcggcatataccccagtCAAACAttgcctttgacgccacgtatgaataaaaaatttaataacagagtatatgccgcggttctctgcacaaccgcggcatataccctgccaatttattgcaggtgctgactgggtcagagaatttcagaagttacagggggtatatgccgcggttccccagagaaccgcggcatataccccctgtaacttctgaaattctctgaaaGGCAGTTGGGGAGACAGTTGTGTTGAACACGTTtgaggggtatatgccgcggttctctggggaaccgcggcatattctcctatatgaaattaatttaatgttcatttgaaatatttcgatgtttatgccgcggttgcccgctgaaccgcggcatatagtttgaatataatttcaaaaatgccatttctgataatttttgaaattagtatatgccgcggttgggggttaaaccgcggcatataacccttttataccgcggttaagtagtgaaccgcggtagattcccccgttcagagttaaaaaacaaaacttggaaCAGTGCATCGTCTTCCTCGCGCGTTCTCTCTGATTTCGCGTTTCTTCTTCCTCCGAACCTCCCTTCATCTCAGATTTTGCGTTTTTaaccgtttaaactcaaaattgttcggtcattattCGTTTTTGACTTTAAAAACGAGTTTTAGCCGTTCAAAATCGTGATTTCCTGGCGTTTTTCACCCtctccgccgccgccgccgttgTGTTGCGTTTTTCACCCTCTCCGCCGCCGTTcctcttccaggtatttatgtccatttgcatttttaacgtgattgcttcattaatttttgcataatgctatagttttggtaatgtatgaagtttctatagttttggtataatttttgctttaattttgatagtgcatgaaattgttatagttttggtaatgtatgatatggtttttgctatagttttggtaatgtgtgttgtagttcttgtattatttataaaccttaaaatattatttatgtaatatttaggaatatggatcgaaattggattaatttaccacgtattagtgctgagtacgagagaggtgtagaggaatttatacaatttgcgcaacgtaatgaggggagaactaatgatgaagtgaagtttagatgtccttgtgtgaactgtttgaatgagagaaagttgaacgcaactcaaattagagaacatcttatatgtgatggttttctaagatgctatacaacatggatctggcacggcgaagaaatggattttcccactgactctcaaagtgtaaatgttactgattccaccatggaagaagatcgaccggatgaagacaaattggaggacatgatccgcgatgttggagcagaaaattttgccaaagctcatgtgtatgagacgatgtcgactgatgcagaaacacctttgtatgtcggttcaactaagttcacacgtttgtcagcggtgttaaggctcatgaatttgaaggcgagcaatggatggactgataagagttttacagaactgttgacgttgttgaatgaaatgttgccagatggaaatacactacccactcgtaattatgatgcgaagaaaattctttgtccaatgggtatggagtataaaaggatacatgcttgtcccaatgactgcattttgtataggaaagagtttgaatttttgacagagtgtccaaaatgtggcttatcacgatacaagtcaaaaaacaatagtgaagataatggtcagatagaaaaaaatggatctgctttgaaagtagtttggtaccttccaatagtgcccagacttaagcgtttgtttgcgaatcccaaagatgctaaaaatcttagatggcatgcagatgagagaaaaattgacgggctgcttcgtcatccagctgattcaaagcaatggaaaaatattgatcgacaattccccgaatttggtaaagagtgtagaaatcttaggcttgctttagccactgatggaatgaacccatttggtaatctgagtaccaatcacagttgttggccagttatattgataatttacaacttatctcctgcattgtgcatgaagaggaagtacatgatgttgtctatgatgatatctggtccaaagcagcctggaaatgacatagatgtttatctaagcccactagttgaagacttgaaggttttgtgggttgacggggttgaaatatttgatgcattcgctttagagacttttatgatgcgtgcaatgttattttgcaccattaatgactttcctgcttatggtaatttgtcaggatacagtgtcaagggtcataaagcgtgtcctatatgtgaagaaaacactgcagctcatcaattgaaacatggaagaaagacggtgtatctgcgtcatcggagatttctaaaacgtaatcatccatatcgaaggttaaaaaaagcattcaatggagatcaagagagggacgaagcaccaaatccacttactggccttgaagttcttcaaaaagttaataaaatatatcatgtatttgggaaaacatcgaagaagtcatctgtaacgaccccttggaagaagaaatcaatattctttgatcttccatattggtcaaagttagatgttcgacattgcatagatgtgatgcatgtagaaaagaatgtgtgtgatagcttgattggtacattactcaacattcagggaaagacaaaagatggagtgaatgctcgtttggatttggttgacatgaatatccgagaagagttggcaccgaaggaga
The Vigna angularis cultivar LongXiaoDou No.4 chromosome 5, ASM1680809v1, whole genome shotgun sequence genome window above contains:
- the LOC128196546 gene encoding uncharacterized protein LOC128196546, which gives rise to MYMSGVTNKLGRSDDYGFIDPQDIHESNDFDHINTRMISSFRRGKKIYFLPYISGRHWQLLVMSVQDNYALWFCSLHRPPPTQLRQAIDCSIPASMMMDGRSIVKSRKIAWISLKCNRQNGSYECGYYVMYWMTHIVRSHITRSWETRFKTTTPVPEKSLLFIRNAAAKYIVRLYNSS